A single Bufo bufo chromosome 6, aBufBuf1.1, whole genome shotgun sequence DNA region contains:
- the HEXIM1 gene encoding protein HEXIM1 — protein MAEVGVQEPTLPCKSLAGGGSLLDSQEDSGWQPRAEEEMGECQMRSPSTLSCPDKEDNGGNSPKPGHLGQGKSEQQEEEWKELGKKRHRRRPSKKKRRWKPYNKLTWEEKKRLEERESQRASKMRAEMFAKGQPVAPYNTTQFLMEDHDQEEPDLCPPPRRGLASLPSFHANSFAKDDSTEEDVEEEEDGTGSDGLGSDDGAEFLQRDFSETYEKYHAESLQDMSKQELIREYLELEKCLSRMEEENNSLRMIREPATATQESRIRQLELELEKLKEENRRLLREPRDTDSSPC, from the coding sequence ATGGCTGAAGTGGGAGTTCAGGAGCCAACCCTGCCCTGCAAAAGTTTGGCAGGTGGGGGATCCCTGCTGGACAGCCAAGAAGATAGTGGGTGGCAACCGCGGGCAGAGGAGGAGATGGGGGAGTGCCAGATGAGAAGTCCCTCCACCCTGTCCTGCCCAGATAAAGAGGACAACGGCGGCAACTCTCCTAAGCCCGGGCACCTTGGCCAGGGCAAATCCGAGCAGCAGGAAGAGGAGTGGAAGGAGCTGGGCAAGAAGAGGCATCGAAGGCGCCCGTccaagaagaagaggaggtgGAAGCCTTACAACAAGCTGACCTGGGAGGAGAAGAAGCGGCTGGAGGAGCGCGAGTCGCAGAGGGCATCCAAGATGAGGGCTGAGATGTTTGCCAAAGGGCAGCCGGTGGCGCCCTACAACACCACGCAGTTCCTGATGGAGGACCACGACCAGGAGGAGCCGGACCTGTGCCCCCCGCCGCGGAGAGGCCTGGCCTCGCTCCCCTCCTTCCATGCCAACTCTTTCGCCAAAGACGACAGCACGGAGGAggacgtggaggaggaggaggacgggaCTGGCAGCGACGGCCTGGGCAGCGACGACGGGGCCGAGTTCTTACAGAGGGACTTTTCCGAGACCTACGAGAAGTATCACGCGGAGAGCCTGCAGGACATGAGCAAGCAGGAGCTGATCCGGGAGTACCTGGAGCTGGAGAAGTGCCTGAGCCGCATGGAGGAGGAGAACAACAGCCTGCGGATGATCAGAGAGCCGGCCACCGCCACCCAGGAGTCCAGGATCCGGCAGCTGGAGCTGGAgctggagaagctgaaggaggagaACCGCCGCCTGCTGCGGGAGCCCCGGGACACGGACTCCTCTCCGTGCTGA